The following proteins are co-located in the Flammeovirga kamogawensis genome:
- the gcvH gene encoding glycine cleavage system protein GcvH, whose protein sequence is MNFPAELKYTKDHEWVRVEGEFAYIGITEFAQSELGDIVYVDITSEDEEVAEGEVFGSVEAVKTVSDLFMPVNGEVVEINEAIDSAPELVNSDPYGEGWMIKIKVSDLSEVEALMDSEAYQKEVAN, encoded by the coding sequence ATGAATTTTCCTGCAGAATTAAAGTATACTAAAGATCACGAATGGGTACGTGTTGAAGGTGAATTTGCATACATCGGTATCACAGAGTTTGCTCAAAGTGAATTAGGAGATATTGTTTATGTTGATATTACATCTGAAGACGAAGAAGTTGCAGAAGGTGAAGTATTTGGCTCTGTAGAAGCAGTAAAAACTGTTTCAGATTTATTTATGCCAGTGAACGGAGAAGTTGTTGAAATAAACGAGGCAATTGACTCTGCTCCTGAATTAGTAAATTCAGATCCTTACGGTGAAGGTTGGATGATTAAAATTAAAGTTTCAGACTTATCAGAGGTTGAAGCTTTAATGGATAGCGAAGCGTATCAAAAAGAAGTTGCTAACTAA